The Metabacillus litoralis genome contains a region encoding:
- a CDS encoding ABC-F family ATP-binding cassette domain-containing protein — MIQVTNVSLRFGDRKLFEDVNIKFTPGNCYGLIGANGAGKSTFIKILSGEIEAQSGDVSMAPGERLAVLKQNHFEYEEHEVLKTVIMGHKRLYEVMQEKDAIYMKADFTDEDGMKAAELEGEFAELNGWEAESEAAILLKGLGISEDLHTKKMADLTGGDKVKVLLAQALFGEPDVLLLDEPTNHLDIHAIQWLEEFLINFENTVIVVSHDRHFLNKVCTHIADLDFSKIKIYVGNYDFWYESSQLALKLGQEANKKKEEKIKELQNFIARFSANASKSKQATSRKKLLDKISLDDIQPSSRRYPYVNFTPEREIGNDVLRVEGLSKTIDGVKVLDNISFTLNKEDKIALVGRDEIAITTLFKILAGEMEPDSGSFKWGVTTSQAYFPKDNGEYFKGDEPNLVDWLRQYSPNDQSESFLRGFLGRMLFSGEEVLKKPSVLSGGEKVRCMLSKMMLSGANVLLLDEPTNHLDLESITALNNGLTAYKGAMIFTSHDHQFVQTIANRIIEITANGLVDKQMTYDEFLEDDNVQKQVKQLYA; from the coding sequence ATGATTCAAGTAACGAATGTTAGCTTACGATTTGGAGATCGCAAGCTTTTTGAAGATGTTAATATTAAATTTACTCCGGGTAACTGCTACGGTTTAATCGGGGCAAATGGAGCCGGGAAATCAACATTTATTAAAATTTTATCAGGTGAGATTGAAGCCCAATCTGGTGATGTTAGCATGGCACCTGGTGAACGTTTAGCAGTACTAAAACAAAACCATTTTGAATATGAAGAGCATGAAGTTTTGAAAACTGTCATTATGGGTCATAAACGCCTTTATGAAGTAATGCAAGAAAAAGATGCTATCTACATGAAAGCTGACTTCACAGATGAAGATGGTATGAAGGCGGCTGAGTTAGAAGGTGAGTTCGCTGAGCTAAATGGTTGGGAAGCCGAAAGTGAAGCTGCAATCCTTTTAAAAGGACTTGGTATCTCAGAGGACCTTCATACAAAGAAGATGGCAGATTTAACAGGTGGAGATAAGGTTAAAGTACTCTTAGCTCAAGCGCTTTTTGGTGAGCCAGATGTTCTTCTTCTGGACGAGCCAACAAACCATCTTGATATCCATGCAATTCAATGGCTAGAGGAATTCCTAATCAACTTTGAGAATACCGTTATTGTAGTATCTCATGACCGTCATTTCTTAAACAAAGTTTGTACGCATATTGCTGATTTAGATTTCTCTAAAATTAAAATCTATGTTGGAAACTATGACTTTTGGTATGAGTCTAGTCAATTGGCACTTAAACTAGGGCAAGAAGCTAATAAGAAAAAAGAAGAAAAAATTAAAGAGCTTCAAAACTTTATTGCGAGATTTAGCGCTAATGCTTCGAAATCAAAACAAGCAACATCACGTAAAAAATTATTAGATAAGATTTCCTTAGACGACATACAACCATCTTCTCGTCGTTATCCTTATGTAAACTTTACACCTGAGCGTGAGATAGGGAACGATGTTTTGCGTGTTGAAGGATTATCAAAAACAATTGATGGTGTAAAAGTTTTAGATAATATTAGCTTTACTTTAAATAAGGAAGATAAAATTGCATTAGTTGGTCGAGATGAAATTGCGATTACAACTCTTTTCAAAATCTTAGCCGGGGAAATGGAACCTGATAGTGGCTCATTTAAATGGGGTGTAACAACTTCTCAGGCATATTTCCCAAAAGATAATGGCGAATATTTTAAAGGTGATGAGCCGAATTTAGTGGATTGGTTACGTCAATATTCTCCTAATGACCAAAGTGAAAGCTTTTTACGTGGCTTCTTAGGCCGTATGCTGTTCTCTGGTGAAGAAGTTTTGAAAAAGCCAAGTGTATTGTCTGGAGGAGAGAAAGTTCGTTGTATGTTATCAAAAATGATGCTTAGTGGAGCTAACGTGCTTTTACTAGATGAACCAACGAACCACTTAGATCTTGAATCAATTACGGCTTTAAATAATGGTCTAACCGCATACAAAGGCGCAATGATCTTTACTTCTCATGACCATCAGTTTGTTCAAACAATTGCGAATCGTATCATTGAAATAACTGCGAATGGCTTAGTTGATAAACAAATGACTTACGATGAATTTTTAGAAGATGATAATGTTCAAAAGCAAGTAAAGCAATTATATGCTTAA
- a CDS encoding sensor histidine kinase: MFVLFLTMLERLGIIVTVALIMTRLPFFRHMIERNEISRKQQYYAILFFGAFGIIGTYSGITFDSTSLQFDRWAYALGNEEAIANSRVIGIIIAGLLGGYKVGIGAGLLAGIHRYSLGGFTALSCGISAILAGILSGFFYRKKARLNLSTALFVGALAETIQMLVILLISRPYNQALQLVEAIGLPMIVANGVGSAIFLLIIRNVLNEEEKIGALQAQKALRLAEQTLSYLRNGLTLKTADVVCRIILKEVDALAISVTNQERILAHVGMADNHHKANQKIQTTLTKQVLENGKLTIAKQEDIQCQEKNCPLGAAVIAPLKIRDETIGTLKFYFQFEKDISYLVIELIRGLSSLLSNQLEIAEAEQAKQLANEAEIKALQAQISPHFLFNSLNIIVSLIRTNPDLARKLLLSLSQFFRKNLTGTTTKWTTLEEELAHVRAYLSIEEARFVDKLSVEYDIDHQALSQRVPTLTLQPIVENSIKHGIKDLDKNCLIKISVRHKGTSIFVTIEDNGKGIELSRLNSLVKSIVESKQGTGFGLYNVNRRLLLMLGEESTLRISSKLNQGTAVSFKVK; encoded by the coding sequence ATGTTTGTGTTATTTTTGACGATGCTCGAAAGATTAGGAATCATTGTTACCGTTGCTCTTATTATGACAAGGTTGCCTTTCTTCAGACATATGATTGAACGAAACGAAATTAGTAGAAAACAACAATATTATGCAATTTTATTCTTTGGTGCTTTTGGTATAATTGGTACATATTCTGGTATAACGTTTGATTCAACCTCTTTACAGTTTGACAGATGGGCCTATGCTCTAGGAAACGAGGAAGCAATTGCCAATTCAAGAGTTATTGGCATTATTATTGCAGGACTACTGGGTGGGTATAAAGTCGGTATTGGTGCTGGTTTATTAGCTGGAATTCATCGATATTCTCTCGGCGGGTTTACTGCTTTATCTTGCGGAATATCTGCTATACTTGCTGGAATTCTATCTGGATTTTTTTATAGAAAAAAAGCTCGTCTAAATTTGTCAACTGCATTATTTGTTGGAGCTTTGGCCGAGACAATACAGATGCTTGTGATCCTCCTCATTTCAAGACCATACAATCAAGCGTTACAGCTTGTAGAAGCAATTGGTCTACCAATGATTGTTGCAAATGGTGTTGGATCAGCTATTTTTCTTCTCATCATACGAAACGTCTTAAATGAAGAAGAAAAAATTGGGGCATTGCAAGCACAAAAAGCACTGAGATTAGCAGAGCAAACTCTTAGTTATTTAAGAAATGGGCTAACGTTAAAAACCGCAGATGTTGTGTGTAGAATCATTTTAAAAGAGGTAGATGCCTTGGCCATCTCTGTAACAAATCAAGAAAGAATTCTAGCTCATGTTGGAATGGCTGATAATCATCACAAAGCTAATCAAAAGATTCAAACAACCCTAACAAAACAAGTTCTTGAAAATGGAAAGCTCACAATTGCCAAGCAAGAAGATATTCAATGTCAAGAAAAAAACTGTCCATTAGGCGCCGCTGTTATTGCCCCTCTAAAAATAAGGGACGAAACAATTGGAACATTAAAATTTTATTTTCAATTTGAAAAGGATATTTCTTATTTAGTTATCGAATTAATTAGAGGGTTAAGTTCATTGCTCAGCAACCAATTAGAAATCGCAGAAGCCGAACAAGCAAAACAATTAGCAAACGAAGCAGAAATTAAAGCGCTTCAAGCACAAATCAGCCCTCACTTTTTATTTAATTCATTAAACATTATTGTCTCATTAATTCGGACAAACCCTGACTTAGCAAGGAAGTTACTTTTATCTTTATCACAGTTTTTCAGAAAAAATCTAACAGGAACAACGACAAAATGGACTACCCTTGAGGAGGAGCTTGCACATGTAAGAGCATATCTCTCTATTGAGGAAGCAAGATTTGTTGATAAACTATCTGTTGAATACGATATAGATCATCAGGCTTTATCTCAAAGAGTTCCTACACTAACTTTACAACCTATTGTTGAAAACTCCATCAAACATGGAATAAAAGATTTGGATAAGAATTGCTTAATAAAAATTTCTGTTAGACATAAGGGTACTAGTATATTTGTAACAATTGAAGATAACGGAAAGGGGATTGAGCTTAGTCGATTAAACTCTTTAGTAAAAAGTATTGTTGAGTCCAAACAAGGCACTGGCTTTGGGTTATATAATGTGAATCGAAGACTTTTGCTCATGCTCGGAGAGGAAAGCACACTGCGTATTTCTTCAAAACTTAATCAAGGTACAGCCGTGTCTTTTAAGGTAAAGTAG
- a CDS encoding LysE/ArgO family amino acid transporter produces MEAILHGILLAFGLILPLGAQNVFVFNQGALQPRFVRALPVIVTAALCDTFLIILAVLGVSVIVFSFEWLKITIFLIGIMFLLYMGWSVWRSDEQAGKEHQSSSLSPKKQVMFAMSVSLLNPHAILDTIGVIGTSSLAYNEGDKVLFTLACIIVSWIWFVGLALTGRSIKKIDQNGKHLRKINKVSALIIWAVAVYLIFQLIS; encoded by the coding sequence GTGGAAGCAATATTGCATGGAATATTATTAGCATTTGGGTTAATTCTTCCTTTAGGTGCACAAAATGTGTTTGTTTTTAACCAAGGAGCACTTCAACCTCGATTTGTGCGGGCTCTTCCAGTTATTGTTACAGCAGCACTTTGTGATACATTTTTAATTATTCTTGCAGTCCTAGGAGTATCTGTTATTGTTTTTTCATTTGAATGGTTAAAAATAACTATATTTTTGATAGGAATTATGTTTTTGCTTTATATGGGTTGGTCTGTTTGGAGGTCAGATGAACAGGCAGGTAAGGAGCACCAATCCTCCTCATTATCTCCAAAAAAACAAGTTATGTTTGCGATGAGTGTTTCTTTATTAAATCCACATGCAATCTTAGATACAATTGGTGTCATTGGGACGAGTTCACTTGCTTATAATGAAGGAGACAAGGTGTTATTTACACTAGCTTGTATTATTGTTTCGTGGATTTGGTTTGTTGGTCTCGCGCTGACAGGAAGAAGTATAAAGAAAATTGATCAAAATGGAAAACACTTGAGAAAGATAAATAAAGTTTCTGCTCTTATTATTTGGGCAGTAGCTGTTTATTTAATCTTTCAATTAATAAGTTAA
- a CDS encoding carbon starvation CstA family protein has translation MYTFIAGIVLLILGYFIYGRFVEKVFGVKEARKTPAITRRDDVDYLPMGKKRNSLIQLLNIAGVGPIFGPIMGALYGPAAFIWIVIGCIFAGAVHDYLTGMISIRNRGAHLPELAGKFLGKAMKHVVNAFAILLLLLVGTVFVTAPADLLAGITPDWVSFGVIIGAIFIYYILATLLPIDKVIGRLYPIFGALLLISAIGVGVSLVITGAPIPELTFANMHPDKAPIFPLLFLTISCGALSGFHATQTPIISRTTQNESQGRFIFYGMMIAEGIIAMIWAAAAMSLFDGYNGLADILANGGPAAVVSEASTAMLGAIGGTLAVLGVIVLPITSGDTAFRSARMIIADYLNISQSKIMSRLWIAIPLFIISFALTKIDFTLLWRYFSWANQSTAVIALWVASMYLFIAKKNYWIAMIPGIFMTMATTTYILNAAIGFGLSLTTSYIGASIVTVLIIGLFYKSAIKARENNLQLDDDINIAA, from the coding sequence ATGTATACATTTATTGCTGGAATTGTACTATTAATCTTAGGATATTTTATTTACGGTCGTTTTGTAGAAAAAGTCTTTGGTGTGAAAGAAGCAAGAAAAACACCAGCTATCACTCGTAGAGATGACGTTGATTACCTCCCTATGGGCAAGAAACGTAATTCTCTTATTCAATTATTAAATATTGCTGGAGTAGGACCAATCTTCGGACCTATTATGGGAGCATTATATGGTCCAGCCGCATTCATTTGGATTGTCATCGGATGTATTTTCGCTGGTGCTGTTCATGATTATTTGACAGGAATGATTTCAATTCGTAATCGTGGAGCACACTTACCAGAGCTTGCAGGGAAATTTTTAGGTAAAGCAATGAAACATGTTGTAAATGCTTTTGCTATTTTATTATTACTTTTAGTGGGAACTGTATTTGTAACAGCACCAGCCGATTTATTAGCAGGTATTACTCCTGACTGGGTATCATTTGGAGTGATTATAGGTGCTATCTTTATCTATTATATTTTAGCAACACTATTACCAATCGATAAGGTTATTGGTCGTTTATATCCAATTTTCGGGGCTTTACTTTTAATAAGTGCAATTGGTGTAGGTGTCTCATTAGTCATTACCGGTGCACCAATTCCTGAATTAACGTTTGCTAATATGCATCCTGATAAAGCACCGATCTTCCCACTATTATTTTTAACTATCTCTTGTGGAGCCTTATCTGGATTTCATGCAACACAAACACCGATCATTTCACGTACAACACAAAATGAATCTCAAGGTCGCTTTATTTTCTATGGAATGATGATTGCTGAAGGTATTATTGCGATGATCTGGGCAGCTGCAGCTATGAGTTTATTTGACGGCTATAATGGATTAGCTGATATTTTAGCTAATGGTGGTCCAGCTGCAGTTGTAAGTGAAGCTTCTACTGCCATGTTAGGAGCAATTGGTGGAACGTTAGCAGTTCTAGGTGTCATTGTACTACCGATTACTTCTGGAGATACTGCATTTAGAAGTGCACGTATGATCATTGCAGACTATTTAAACATTTCTCAATCTAAAATTATGAGTCGCCTTTGGATTGCGATTCCATTGTTCATTATCTCATTTGCGCTAACTAAAATTGACTTTACACTATTATGGCGTTATTTTTCTTGGGCAAACCAATCAACAGCAGTAATTGCATTATGGGTAGCTTCAATGTATTTGTTCATCGCTAAGAAAAACTATTGGATTGCTATGATTCCAGGGATTTTCATGACAATGGCCACAACCACGTATATTTTGAATGCAGCAATTGGCTTCGGATTATCATTAACAACCTCATATATCGGCGCTAGCATCGTCACTGTTTTAATTATTGGACTCTTTTATAAGTCCGCTATTAAGGCAAGAGAAAATAATTTACAACTTGATGATGACATAAATATTGCAGCATAG
- the lepB gene encoding signal peptidase I gives MSQTETETTKSKMWEWTKAIVLAVGLAMIIRIFLFEPYLVEGSSMDPTLHDGDRLFVNKTLKFIGEIDKGDIVIIDGKEENIRYVKRVIGVPGDKVSAQDGKVYVNGTVIEEPYLNSNEKEAESIGIDLTDDFEEIEVPNGNYFVMGDNRLNSMDSRNGLGLIEKDRILGKSEFIFFPFDHLSKTE, from the coding sequence ATGTCACAAACAGAAACAGAAACAACGAAGTCAAAGATGTGGGAATGGACAAAGGCCATTGTGCTAGCGGTTGGACTAGCTATGATTATTCGTATTTTTTTATTTGAACCATATCTTGTAGAAGGATCTTCAATGGATCCAACACTACATGATGGGGATCGTCTTTTTGTTAATAAAACGTTAAAATTTATTGGTGAGATCGATAAAGGTGATATTGTTATTATTGATGGCAAAGAAGAAAACATTCGCTATGTAAAACGTGTAATAGGTGTCCCTGGAGATAAGGTCAGTGCGCAAGATGGAAAAGTGTATGTAAACGGAACGGTTATAGAGGAACCATATCTTAATAGTAATGAAAAGGAAGCAGAGAGTATAGGAATTGACTTAACGGATGATTTTGAAGAGATAGAGGTACCGAACGGTAACTATTTTGTTATGGGAGATAACCGACTAAATAGTATGGATAGTCGAAACGGTCTAGGTTTAATTGAAAAAGATCGTATTTTGGGTAAGTCTGAATTTATCTTTTTCCCATTTGATCATTTGAGTAAAACAGAATAG
- a CDS encoding ketopantoate reductase family protein has product MKVLVVGAGAVGGYFGGRLHEKGVDVTFLVREGRQKQIKEKSLKIESIHGNYTFQPKTVLTTESDVEVYDVIMIGTKSYHFNQAIQDIKPFVGTQTTIIPMLNGIKHLYELQNIFAKEQIIGGLCFVESTVNEEGTIIQTSPSHDLVYGELSGEETERIKKIEDVFSHTKASIKRSNTILQDMWHKYMFITGLSGITSLFRSSIGPILKTEHGLEVIEGLFFEIGSIMRKMNAPIVDGIEEVQVNRVKEMDYTMKSSMQRDMEKGFQVEADHLQGYLLSESEKHKVNTPYLKIVYANLETYGKQ; this is encoded by the coding sequence ATGAAAGTTTTAGTAGTTGGTGCAGGTGCAGTAGGAGGTTATTTTGGAGGAAGACTTCATGAGAAAGGTGTAGATGTGACATTTTTAGTAAGAGAAGGCCGTCAAAAGCAAATAAAAGAGAAGAGCTTAAAAATAGAAAGCATTCATGGCAACTATACATTTCAACCGAAAACGGTTTTAACTACAGAATCTGATGTTGAGGTATATGATGTTATTATGATTGGTACGAAATCGTATCATTTTAATCAGGCTATACAAGACATTAAACCGTTTGTTGGAACTCAGACGACAATTATACCAATGTTAAATGGCATTAAACATCTTTATGAACTTCAAAATATATTTGCAAAAGAACAAATCATAGGTGGCCTTTGCTTTGTAGAATCTACTGTTAATGAAGAAGGTACCATCATCCAAACAAGCCCAAGTCATGATTTAGTGTATGGAGAACTTTCTGGAGAAGAAACCGAAAGAATTAAGAAAATAGAAGATGTGTTTTCACATACTAAAGCTTCAATTAAAAGAAGTAACACAATTTTACAGGATATGTGGCATAAATATATGTTCATAACTGGATTATCGGGTATTACCTCGTTGTTTCGATCAAGTATTGGACCAATTCTTAAAACAGAACATGGCTTAGAAGTAATTGAAGGATTATTTTTTGAAATTGGTTCTATTATGCGTAAAATGAATGCACCGATAGTAGATGGTATTGAAGAGGTTCAGGTAAATAGAGTAAAAGAAATGGATTATACGATGAAGTCATCTATGCAAAGAGATATGGAAAAAGGCTTTCAAGTTGAAGCTGATCATTTACAAGGCTATCTGCTTTCTGAGTCAGAAAAACACAAAGTGAATACTCCTTATCTGAAAATTGTCTATGCAAACCTTGAAACCTATGGAAAACAATAA
- a CDS encoding CPBP family intramembrane glutamic endopeptidase: MRQSFIKIEEGKNTHKRYIGSLFVILAFMLILGTVAYTVALILGELVQPGLIDFETGLVTDPLVDLYLLHLQSIFLILGLLIAVKAILKRRFISLITPYKNLNWGKVFYGYVVLFILLVVFTLIDYAFFPNDYYLNDFDANRFMWLLVAVIFLVPIQTTSEELLFRGFLLQWGAKFTTNPILLAIIVGGIFGSLHFFNPEMEYGAFWVALDYLAMGFIWTYISIKTNSSEFSIGAHAANNMFLCLFLTMDDTVYGDIPSVFVTTNVNAMLSTLTTIITGVLFTIIVFQKQKKEMK; encoded by the coding sequence ATGAGGCAAAGTTTTATCAAAATTGAAGAAGGTAAAAATACGCATAAGAGGTATATTGGTTCTCTATTTGTTATTTTAGCTTTTATGCTTATTTTAGGAACAGTTGCATATACAGTAGCACTTATATTAGGGGAGCTTGTTCAACCTGGTTTGATAGATTTTGAGACGGGGTTGGTAACAGACCCTTTAGTTGATCTTTACCTGCTACACTTGCAAAGCATTTTTTTGATTCTTGGTCTACTTATTGCAGTTAAAGCGATCTTAAAAAGAAGGTTTATCTCATTAATAACACCGTATAAAAACCTTAATTGGGGAAAAGTATTTTATGGTTATGTAGTTTTATTTATATTATTAGTTGTGTTTACATTAATCGATTATGCCTTTTTCCCAAATGATTATTATTTAAATGATTTTGATGCTAACAGGTTTATGTGGTTATTGGTTGCGGTAATTTTTCTGGTTCCGATTCAAACAACTTCTGAAGAACTTCTGTTCAGAGGGTTCCTTCTTCAGTGGGGAGCAAAATTTACGACAAATCCGATATTGCTTGCTATTATAGTTGGCGGGATTTTTGGTAGTCTTCACTTTTTTAACCCAGAAATGGAGTATGGAGCCTTTTGGGTAGCGCTAGATTATTTAGCAATGGGGTTTATTTGGACGTATATTTCAATAAAAACAAACAGTTCAGAGTTCTCTATTGGTGCACATGCAGCAAATAATATGTTTCTCTGCTTATTTTTAACAATGGACGATACTGTTTATGGTGACATACCTTCCGTGTTTGTAACAACGAATGTCAATGCAATGCTATCGACACTTACTACGATCATCACTGGTGTGTTATTTACAATCATTGTATTTCAGAAACAAAAGAAAGAGATGAAATAG
- a CDS encoding spore coat protein, with amino-acid sequence MNYSYQNVPKQKTLAWHETLELHELVAFSSIGLMKLKKGLNKISCPTLKSIYSQSIRELETNIRELLQFYPLAARGEEDSRDMDKAFYAGDLLAFSKAAVRNYAVAITETATPELRSVLAKQLQSAINIHARIFYYMYERGFYPAYNLQKLLNNDINLAKKALSM; translated from the coding sequence ATGAATTATTCATATCAAAATGTACCAAAACAAAAAACACTTGCTTGGCACGAGACATTAGAGTTACATGAATTAGTAGCTTTTTCGTCAATTGGATTAATGAAATTAAAGAAGGGTCTTAATAAAATTAGTTGTCCTACTTTAAAATCAATTTATTCTCAGTCAATCCGTGAGTTAGAAACAAACATAAGAGAATTGTTACAATTTTATCCGTTAGCTGCACGTGGAGAGGAAGATTCGAGAGACATGGATAAAGCTTTTTATGCTGGAGATTTACTAGCATTCTCAAAAGCGGCAGTTAGAAACTATGCTGTGGCAATAACCGAGACAGCTACTCCTGAGTTGAGGAGTGTCCTAGCTAAACAATTACAATCAGCTATAAATATTCATGCAAGAATCTTTTATTACATGTATGAAAGAGGTTTTTATCCCGCATATAATTTACAAAAACTACTTAACAATGATATAAATCTCGCAAAAAAAGCTTTATCTATGTAG
- a CDS encoding LytR/AlgR family response regulator transcription factor — protein sequence MKKRQIKILIVDDERYSRDELKHLLSEHDIIHVVGEADSGESALVKTLQLKPDVVFLDIEMPKMNGMETAMAMKELKHQPLLVFATAYPSFAVDAFRYDAIDYVLKPFEEERLQETIGRLEDRLVNIIPQQEEFPSKLAVESDEGIVYIHPDDILYLYRDERVTKIVGSVFKYETKTPLKDLEIRLKDFSFFRIHKSYLVNLKYVTKLIPWFNGAYQLELKGYSEQLSVSRNYVKALRERLEI from the coding sequence ATGAAAAAGAGACAAATCAAAATATTGATTGTTGATGACGAACGCTATAGCAGGGATGAATTAAAACACTTACTTTCAGAGCATGATATTATTCATGTTGTTGGTGAGGCAGACTCAGGCGAATCTGCCTTAGTTAAAACTTTGCAACTAAAGCCAGATGTTGTTTTTTTAGATATTGAAATGCCTAAAATGAATGGAATGGAAACAGCTATGGCAATGAAGGAATTAAAGCATCAACCTCTCCTAGTTTTTGCAACAGCCTACCCTTCATTTGCAGTAGACGCCTTTCGTTATGATGCAATTGATTATGTATTAAAGCCTTTTGAAGAAGAGAGATTGCAAGAAACAATTGGTAGATTGGAAGACCGCTTAGTAAATATAATCCCCCAGCAAGAAGAATTTCCATCAAAATTGGCTGTGGAAAGTGATGAGGGAATTGTCTATATTCACCCAGACGACATTCTCTATTTATATCGTGATGAACGGGTAACGAAAATTGTTGGCAGTGTATTTAAATATGAAACAAAAACTCCTTTAAAAGATTTAGAAATACGACTAAAGGACTTTAGTTTTTTCAGAATACACAAAAGTTATCTTGTTAATTTAAAATATGTAACAAAATTAATTCCATGGTTTAACGGAGCTTATCAACTTGAACTGAAAGGTTATTCTGAGCAACTTTCAGTTAGTCGTAATTACGTAAAAGCCCTACGTGAACGGTTAGAGATCTAA
- a CDS encoding DUF4349 domain-containing protein, which produces MKKWRFLLCSFFLVILFTGCSNNSSESATENTTSQSADQAVPELEKKEQSESGSVENTVEKEKKEDSIDSDRMVIYTADLSIKVLNFDETVKFVQEKIETLHGYVVQSHSYSVDGGETVEGTITVRIPQESFHLFLESVEKGSTKILDRSISGQDVTEEFVDLESRLKSKQVVEKRLLEFMENAEKTEDLLKISSDLAAIQEEIETVKGRMNYLDNQVSLATVTLQVREDKVNVPGLDNEDLNTWERTKKQFMESVNVVLKSMSSIFIFLVGSLPILILIGGILFITLFIFKRKRKHNQGKPPTNLGE; this is translated from the coding sequence ATGAAAAAGTGGAGGTTTCTTTTATGTTCATTCTTTCTCGTTATACTTTTTACTGGTTGTAGTAACAATTCAAGTGAGAGTGCAACTGAGAATACGACGAGTCAATCCGCTGATCAAGCTGTTCCGGAACTGGAAAAGAAAGAACAATCAGAATCAGGCTCAGTAGAAAATACGGTTGAAAAGGAAAAAAAGGAAGATAGCATTGATAGTGATAGGATGGTTATTTATACAGCTGACCTGTCTATAAAAGTATTGAATTTTGATGAAACAGTGAAATTTGTTCAAGAGAAAATAGAAACTTTACATGGATATGTTGTACAGTCTCATTCCTACTCTGTGGATGGTGGAGAAACGGTTGAGGGTACAATAACAGTGAGAATACCCCAGGAATCTTTTCATTTATTTTTGGAGAGTGTTGAAAAGGGGAGTACAAAGATTTTAGATCGTTCAATATCAGGTCAAGATGTAACAGAAGAATTTGTTGATCTTGAATCACGTTTAAAATCTAAACAAGTTGTTGAAAAAAGATTGCTTGAATTTATGGAGAATGCTGAAAAAACAGAGGATTTATTGAAAATTTCAAGCGACTTAGCAGCTATTCAAGAAGAAATTGAGACAGTAAAGGGAAGAATGAATTACTTAGATAATCAAGTAAGTTTAGCTACTGTAACCCTTCAAGTTAGAGAAGATAAAGTAAATGTTCCAGGACTTGATAATGAGGATTTGAATACTTGGGAGCGGACAAAGAAGCAGTTCATGGAAAGTGTGAATGTTGTTTTAAAATCAATGTCTAGTATTTTTATTTTCTTAGTTGGAAGTTTACCGATTTTAATTCTTATAGGTGGAATTCTTTTTATTACGCTTTTCATTTTTAAAAGAAAAAGAAAGCATAATCAAGGAAAACCACCAACTAATTTAGGTGAATAA